The following are from one region of the Microbacterium sp. BK668 genome:
- a CDS encoding DMT family transporter, translating into MSGPAVVAAPSRFTTRGWVLFAVMALVWGVPYLFIKEAVDSYSPAAVVAGRTLIGAVILLPLAIHRGALRPALRLWPWVLAFGAIEMAGPFLLLGHAEQTLPSGLTGLFVATVPLFAAAIAFTRGDRGMLRPVRAGGLVVGFVGVGIIVAGPGLAAGGTTSLVAIVEVLLVAVCYAIAPFIVATKLKDVPSLGTITLSLFAVGLFYLPIGLLTQHEVPTMRSTVSLVALGVICTAVAFIAFFALIAEVGPARAPLFTYVNPVVAIVLGTLLLGEELSVGLLVGFPLVILGCWLAATGGLVPRRARPGPPPLGGTRSP; encoded by the coding sequence GTGAGCGGGCCGGCGGTCGTGGCGGCTCCGTCCCGGTTCACGACGCGGGGTTGGGTGCTCTTCGCCGTCATGGCGCTTGTCTGGGGCGTGCCGTACCTGTTCATCAAAGAGGCCGTCGACTCGTACTCGCCCGCGGCGGTCGTCGCGGGCCGCACGCTCATCGGGGCGGTCATCCTCCTCCCGCTCGCCATCCATCGGGGCGCACTGCGCCCCGCCCTTCGCCTGTGGCCCTGGGTGCTCGCGTTCGGCGCGATCGAGATGGCCGGGCCATTCCTGCTCCTCGGACACGCCGAGCAGACCCTTCCCTCGGGGCTCACCGGACTGTTCGTCGCGACGGTGCCCCTCTTCGCCGCGGCCATCGCGTTCACTCGCGGCGATCGGGGGATGCTGCGACCCGTCCGCGCCGGAGGGCTTGTCGTCGGGTTCGTCGGCGTGGGGATCATCGTCGCCGGTCCTGGGCTCGCAGCCGGCGGCACGACGAGCCTCGTGGCGATCGTCGAGGTGCTGCTGGTCGCGGTCTGCTATGCCATCGCCCCGTTCATCGTGGCGACCAAGCTGAAGGACGTGCCCTCGCTCGGCACGATCACCCTCTCGCTCTTCGCCGTCGGGCTCTTCTACCTGCCGATCGGGCTGCTGACGCAGCACGAGGTGCCGACGATGCGCAGCACGGTCTCGCTCGTGGCGCTCGGCGTCATCTGCACGGCGGTCGCTTTCATCGCGTTCTTCGCGTTGATCGCCGAGGTCGGTCCGGCCCGCGCGCCGCTCTTCACGTACGTGAATCCCGTGGTCGCGATCGTCCTGGGCACCCTTCTCCTCGGCGAGGAGCTCAGCGTCGGCCTGCTCGTCGGCTTCCCGCTCGTCATCCTCGGCTGCTGGCTGGCGGCGACCGGCGGCCTGGTCCCTCGCCGGGCGCGGCCGGGACCCCCGCCCCTCGGCGGAACGCGCAGTCCTTGA
- a CDS encoding aspartate kinase, whose protein sequence is MALIVQKYGGSSVADAESIKRVAKRIVDTRRAGHEVVVAVSAMGDTTDELLDLANEVSPIPAPRELDMLLSSGERISMALLAMAIHSMGFEARSFTGSQAGMITTADHGSARIVDVTPVRLREALDEGAIVIVAGFQGFNRDTRDITTLGRGGSDTTAVALAAALDADVCEIYSDVDGIFTADPRVVPKARKLHVVSAEEMLELAANGAKVLYIRAVEYARRHGVLIHARSTFSSGVGTYVLGQGMSLPDGQEGEEMEEPIVAGVATDLSQAKITVIGVPDVPGKAAEIFKVVAKSGANVDMIVQNVSVAATGRTDISFTLPKTDAATALKALAADQSEVGFESLVHDDQIGKLSVVGAGMRTHSGVSATLFEALSVAGINIEMISTSEIRISVVVRGSDLAEAARVVHTAYGLDGDTEATVYAGSGR, encoded by the coding sequence GTGGCGCTGATCGTCCAGAAATACGGCGGGTCGTCCGTCGCCGACGCGGAGAGCATCAAGCGGGTCGCCAAGCGCATCGTCGACACGCGCCGCGCCGGCCACGAAGTCGTCGTCGCCGTCAGCGCCATGGGCGACACCACGGACGAGCTGCTGGACCTCGCGAACGAGGTCTCACCGATCCCCGCGCCGCGCGAGCTCGACATGCTGCTCTCCAGCGGCGAGCGGATCTCGATGGCCCTGCTGGCCATGGCGATCCACTCGATGGGCTTCGAGGCGCGCTCGTTCACGGGCAGCCAGGCCGGCATGATCACGACGGCCGACCACGGCTCGGCGCGCATCGTCGATGTCACCCCCGTGCGCCTGCGCGAGGCGCTCGACGAGGGCGCGATCGTCATCGTCGCGGGTTTCCAGGGCTTCAACCGCGACACCCGCGACATCACCACCCTCGGCCGCGGCGGCTCCGACACGACGGCCGTCGCCCTCGCGGCGGCGCTCGACGCCGACGTCTGCGAGATCTACAGCGACGTCGACGGCATCTTCACCGCCGACCCGCGCGTCGTGCCGAAGGCGCGCAAGCTGCACGTGGTCTCGGCGGAGGAGATGCTCGAGCTCGCCGCGAACGGCGCGAAGGTGCTGTACATCCGCGCTGTCGAGTACGCCCGCCGCCACGGCGTGCTGATCCATGCCCGCTCCACGTTCAGCTCGGGCGTGGGGACCTACGTGCTCGGCCAGGGGATGAGCCTGCCCGACGGCCAAGAGGGAGAAGAGATGGAAGAGCCCATCGTCGCCGGCGTCGCCACCGACCTGAGCCAGGCGAAGATCACCGTCATCGGCGTGCCCGACGTGCCCGGCAAGGCCGCCGAGATCTTCAAGGTCGTCGCCAAGTCCGGCGCGAACGTCGACATGATCGTGCAGAACGTCTCGGTCGCGGCGACCGGGCGCACCGACATCTCGTTCACGCTCCCGAAGACCGACGCCGCCACGGCCCTGAAGGCTCTGGCCGCGGATCAGTCCGAAGTGGGCTTCGAGAGCCTCGTCCACGACGACCAGATCGGTAAGCTCTCGGTCGTCGGTGCCGGCATGCGCACCCACTCGGGAGTGTCGGCGACCCTCTTCGAGGCGCTCTCGGTCGCGGGGATCAACATCGAGATGATCTCGACCTCCGAGATCCGCATCTCGGTCGTCGTGCGCGGCAGCGACCTCGCCGAGGCCGCGCGGGTCGTCCACACCGCCTACGGCCTGGACGGCGACACGGAGGCCACTGTCTACGCCGGATCGGGCCGCTGA
- the coaBC gene encoding bifunctional phosphopantothenoylcysteine decarboxylase/phosphopantothenate--cysteine ligase CoaBC: protein MFIVVGVTGGIAAYKTVQLVRFLVTDGHDVHVIPTADAVRFVGITTWEAISRNPVTTSVHEDVAEVRHVALGRRADLVIVAPATAHTLASMAAGLAGDLLGTTLLATSAPVVVAPAMHTEMWQHPATTANVETLRRRGVHIVGPADGPLTGGDSGPGRMTEPEQIAAAALAVVSAGGDLAGVRVAVSTGGTREPIDPVRYIGNRSSGRQGAEMALAAADRGASVRLIAAHVDEGALGAASVHPRIEITRVGTASELAAAMREAAADADAVVMVAAVADYRVAEVADRKLSKEDGPLQTLALVQNDDILAGLVAGRSPGQTVVGFAAETPADDADLLERGRRKRRRKGVDLLVVNEVGWSAGFESTDNRIIVVGDDDQVVAEASGTKREVADAVWDAVLAVRGAPD, encoded by the coding sequence ATGTTCATCGTAGTCGGGGTGACGGGTGGCATCGCCGCCTACAAGACGGTGCAGCTGGTGCGGTTCCTCGTGACGGACGGACACGATGTGCACGTCATCCCCACCGCCGATGCCGTGCGGTTCGTCGGCATCACGACCTGGGAGGCGATCAGCCGGAACCCCGTCACGACGTCGGTGCACGAGGACGTGGCCGAAGTCCGGCACGTCGCTCTCGGCCGGCGGGCCGATCTGGTGATCGTCGCGCCGGCGACGGCGCACACCCTGGCCTCGATGGCGGCCGGGCTCGCCGGCGACCTTCTCGGCACGACGCTGCTGGCGACCTCGGCGCCGGTGGTCGTCGCCCCCGCGATGCACACGGAGATGTGGCAGCACCCGGCGACGACCGCGAACGTGGAGACGCTGCGGCGCCGTGGCGTGCACATCGTCGGCCCGGCGGACGGGCCGCTCACGGGCGGTGACAGCGGGCCGGGACGGATGACGGAGCCCGAGCAGATCGCGGCCGCCGCCCTCGCCGTGGTCTCGGCCGGCGGAGATCTGGCAGGCGTGCGGGTCGCGGTATCGACGGGCGGCACCCGCGAGCCCATCGACCCGGTCCGCTACATCGGCAACCGGTCGAGCGGGAGGCAGGGCGCCGAGATGGCCCTGGCCGCGGCGGACCGCGGAGCATCCGTGCGCCTGATCGCCGCGCATGTCGACGAGGGGGCGTTGGGCGCGGCATCCGTCCATCCCCGGATCGAGATCACCCGCGTCGGCACCGCGAGCGAGCTGGCGGCCGCGATGCGAGAGGCCGCCGCGGACGCCGACGCGGTCGTCATGGTGGCCGCGGTCGCCGACTATCGCGTCGCCGAGGTCGCCGACCGCAAGCTCAGCAAGGAGGACGGGCCGCTGCAGACGCTCGCACTCGTGCAGAACGACGACATCCTGGCCGGCCTCGTCGCCGGCCGCTCGCCGGGGCAGACCGTGGTCGGGTTCGCGGCGGAGACGCCGGCCGACGACGCGGATCTGCTGGAGCGCGGGCGCCGCAAGCGCCGTCGCAAGGGCGTCGACCTGCTCGTCGTGAACGAGGTGGGCTGGAGTGCGGGCTTCGAGTCGACCGACAACCGCATCATCGTGGTCGGGGATGACGACCAGGTCGTGGCCGAGGCATCCGGCACCAAGCGCGAGGTCGCGGACGCGGTCTGGGATGCCGTCCTCGCCGTGCGGGGCGCGCCGGACTGA
- a CDS encoding NRDE family protein: protein MCTVIVHVPASVGEPLRLLAVRDEDPARPWDAIGPWWPETYPGVVGVRDVRAGGAWLAADPDEGRLAVLLNRADVETIPDDAVRSRGGLVLESVAGRSPGEHPPTHGFNLVEVAGTRVSVTTWDGTDRRAVQLGPGTHMIAHDDVDDAATPRIARWLAPFTEAHTAPATDASAPAVADLDEPAGTPPGDWFAPWLALLEASADLPPTDDEAIIRDNRPHGYPTLSLLVCTATIGPDGVELAYGAFDEPGRWNRPDLA from the coding sequence ATGTGCACCGTGATCGTCCACGTGCCCGCGAGCGTCGGCGAGCCCCTGCGACTGCTGGCGGTGCGCGACGAGGACCCCGCCCGCCCGTGGGACGCGATCGGCCCCTGGTGGCCCGAGACGTACCCGGGCGTCGTGGGCGTGCGCGACGTCCGGGCAGGCGGCGCGTGGCTCGCCGCCGACCCCGACGAGGGCCGGCTCGCGGTGCTCCTGAACCGCGCCGACGTCGAGACGATCCCCGACGATGCCGTGCGATCGCGCGGGGGACTCGTCCTCGAGTCGGTCGCCGGCCGTTCCCCCGGCGAGCATCCCCCGACGCACGGGTTCAACCTCGTCGAGGTCGCCGGCACGCGGGTGTCGGTCACGACGTGGGACGGCACGGACCGGCGGGCGGTCCAGCTCGGACCGGGCACCCACATGATCGCGCACGACGATGTCGACGACGCGGCGACGCCTCGCATCGCCCGATGGCTCGCGCCCTTCACCGAGGCTCACACCGCTCCGGCCACGGATGCCTCGGCTCCGGCCGTCGCCGACCTCGACGAGCCGGCTGGAACGCCGCCGGGGGACTGGTTCGCTCCGTGGCTCGCGCTGCTCGAGGCATCCGCGGATCTGCCGCCCACCGACGACGAGGCGATCATCCGCGACAACCGACCGCACGGCTATCCCACCCTGTCGCTCCTGGTCTGCACGGCGACGATCGGACCGGACGGGGTGGAGTTGGCCTACGGCGCCTTCGACGAGCCCGGAAGATGGAACCGCCCGGATCTGGCGTGA
- a CDS encoding aspartate-semialdehyde dehydrogenase: MTRISDSGLSVAVVGATGQVGAVMLEILEQRDFPVRELRAFATARSAGSDVVFRGKAVIVEDIATADPAGVDIALFSAGATGSRAHAPRFAEAGALVIDNSSAWRMDPEVPLIVSEVNPHAIAAAHKGIIANPNCTTMAAMPVLKVLDQAAGLERLIVSTYQAVSGSGLAGAQELLGQVEGVLAQGDTLRLVHDGSAVDFPEPEKYIAPIAFDVIPFAGNLVDDGLNETDEEKKLRNESRKILELPDLRVAGTCVRVPVFTGHSLSINAEFAREITPEHARELLAGAPGVRLEEVPTPLQAAGSDPSYVGRIRADQSAPEGRGLVLFISNDNLRKGAALNAVQIAELVAAERTASVSA; the protein is encoded by the coding sequence ATGACCCGCATCTCAGATTCCGGACTCTCCGTCGCCGTCGTCGGCGCCACGGGACAGGTCGGCGCCGTCATGCTCGAGATCCTCGAGCAGCGCGACTTCCCGGTGCGCGAGCTGCGCGCCTTCGCGACCGCGCGCTCGGCCGGAAGCGACGTCGTCTTCCGTGGGAAGGCTGTCATCGTGGAGGACATCGCGACCGCCGACCCCGCCGGAGTCGATATCGCCCTCTTCTCCGCCGGCGCGACGGGCAGCCGCGCGCACGCGCCCCGCTTCGCCGAGGCAGGCGCCCTCGTCATCGACAATTCCAGCGCCTGGCGCATGGACCCCGAGGTGCCGCTCATCGTGAGCGAGGTCAACCCGCACGCGATCGCCGCGGCGCACAAGGGGATCATCGCGAACCCCAACTGCACCACGATGGCCGCCATGCCCGTGCTGAAGGTGCTCGACCAGGCGGCCGGTCTCGAGCGCCTCATCGTGTCGACGTACCAGGCGGTGTCGGGGTCGGGACTCGCCGGCGCTCAGGAGCTCCTCGGACAGGTAGAGGGCGTGCTCGCGCAGGGCGACACGCTCCGTCTCGTGCACGACGGCTCGGCGGTGGACTTCCCCGAGCCCGAGAAGTACATCGCGCCGATCGCTTTCGACGTCATCCCCTTCGCGGGCAACCTCGTCGACGACGGGCTGAACGAGACCGACGAGGAGAAGAAGCTCCGTAACGAGAGCCGCAAGATCCTGGAGCTGCCCGACCTCCGCGTCGCCGGCACGTGCGTGCGCGTGCCGGTCTTCACCGGCCACTCGCTGAGCATCAATGCCGAGTTCGCGCGCGAGATCACGCCCGAGCACGCGCGCGAGCTGCTGGCCGGCGCCCCCGGCGTGCGGCTGGAGGAGGTCCCGACCCCGCTGCAGGCGGCGGGAAGCGACCCGAGCTACGTCGGTCGCATCCGCGCGGACCAGTCCGCCCCGGAAGGCAGGGGACTCGTGCTCTTCATCTCCAACGACAACCTCCGCAAGGGCGCCGCGCTCAACGCCGTGCAGATCGCGGAGCTCGTCGCGGCCGAGCGCACCGCCTCCGTCAGCGCCTGA
- a CDS encoding malate:quinone oxidoreductase, with the protein MTETVDVVLIGGGIMSATLGTLLSELQPDWKIVVYERLSDVALESSNAWNNAGTGHAALCELNYMPEGPDGKLDPAKAISINEQFQQSRQFWASLVEKGVLDEPKTFINSAPHMTFVRGEKDVAYLRKRYEVLKQEPLFEGIEYSEDSRVINQWAPLLMQKRPKGEPFAATRVPAGTDVDFGALTHQLFDGLKERGAQVITNREVRKIKKLRDGTWTLKWRDTIGRTPGYTNARFVFVGAGGWALKLLQRSGIPEISGYGVFPIGGQWLKTTNPALVSQHKAKVYSQASVGAPPMSVPHLDTRVVDGEASLLFGPFATFSPKFLKNGSWFDIVGQVRPGNIGPMLKVAWDNPGLIKYLVGELLKNHAKKVDSLRVFMPSAKDEDWELLQAGQRAQVMKKDPKKGGVLQFGTEVVTSQDGTIAGLLGASPGASTAVSIMLGLLKTCFPDRIGEWEPALRELIPSYGQTLNPRPEAAEETLTETAEALALTA; encoded by the coding sequence GTGACCGAGACCGTAGACGTCGTGCTCATCGGTGGCGGCATCATGAGCGCCACCCTGGGTACCCTCCTCTCCGAATTGCAGCCCGACTGGAAGATCGTCGTCTACGAACGGCTGAGTGACGTCGCGCTCGAGAGCTCCAACGCATGGAACAATGCCGGCACAGGCCACGCCGCCCTGTGCGAGCTCAACTACATGCCGGAGGGGCCCGACGGGAAGCTCGACCCGGCCAAGGCGATCTCGATCAACGAGCAGTTCCAGCAGAGCCGTCAGTTCTGGGCGTCGCTGGTCGAGAAGGGCGTCCTCGACGAGCCGAAGACCTTCATCAACTCCGCTCCGCACATGACCTTCGTGCGCGGCGAGAAGGATGTCGCGTACCTCCGCAAGCGCTACGAGGTGCTCAAGCAGGAGCCGCTGTTCGAGGGGATCGAGTACAGCGAGGACTCCCGCGTCATCAATCAGTGGGCTCCGCTGCTCATGCAGAAGCGGCCGAAGGGCGAGCCGTTCGCTGCGACCCGCGTTCCTGCCGGCACCGACGTGGACTTCGGCGCACTCACCCACCAGCTCTTCGACGGGCTGAAGGAACGCGGCGCTCAGGTCATCACGAACCGCGAAGTGCGCAAGATCAAGAAGCTGCGCGACGGCACGTGGACGCTGAAGTGGCGGGACACGATCGGCCGCACACCCGGCTACACCAACGCGCGCTTCGTCTTCGTGGGCGCGGGAGGGTGGGCGCTCAAGCTCCTGCAGCGCTCGGGCATCCCGGAGATCTCCGGATACGGCGTCTTCCCGATCGGCGGCCAGTGGCTGAAGACGACGAACCCCGCCCTCGTGTCGCAGCACAAGGCGAAGGTCTACTCGCAGGCCTCGGTCGGTGCTCCGCCGATGTCGGTTCCCCACCTCGACACGCGCGTCGTCGACGGTGAGGCATCCCTGCTGTTCGGTCCGTTCGCGACCTTCAGCCCCAAGTTCCTCAAGAACGGCTCGTGGTTCGACATCGTCGGCCAGGTGCGGCCGGGCAACATCGGGCCGATGCTCAAGGTGGCCTGGGACAACCCGGGCCTCATCAAGTATCTCGTCGGCGAGCTCCTGAAGAACCACGCCAAGAAGGTCGACAGCCTCCGCGTTTTCATGCCGAGCGCGAAGGACGAGGACTGGGAGTTGCTGCAGGCCGGCCAGCGCGCGCAGGTGATGAAGAAGGACCCGAAGAAGGGCGGCGTGCTGCAGTTCGGCACGGAGGTGGTGACGTCGCAGGACGGAACGATCGCGGGTCTGCTCGGCGCGTCGCCGGGTGCCTCGACGGCCGTCTCGATCATGCTCGGGCTCTTGAAGACCTGCTTCCCCGACCGGATCGGGGAGTGGGAGCCGGCCCTCCGGGAACTCATCCCGAGCTACGGCCAGACCCTCAATCCGCGCCCCGAGGCGGCCGAGGAGACGCTCACCGAGACCGCGGAGGCGCTCGCGCTCACGGCCTGA
- a CDS encoding pyrimidine dimer DNA glycosylase/endonuclease V, translating into MRLWSLHPSILDRVGLVACWREGLLAQRVLAGGTKGYTRHPQLERFRTASDPLDAIGHYLGELALEATVRGYRFDLTRVLRTHAVPPGIPVTHGQLAYELAHLRAKVSERDAAWLARLPEVALAAPSFTVVDGGIESWERP; encoded by the coding sequence ATGAGGCTGTGGTCGCTGCACCCGTCGATCCTCGACCGCGTGGGTCTGGTCGCATGCTGGCGCGAGGGGCTTCTCGCGCAGAGGGTTCTCGCGGGCGGGACGAAGGGGTACACGCGGCATCCTCAGCTCGAGCGGTTCCGCACCGCATCGGACCCGCTCGATGCGATCGGGCACTACCTCGGCGAGCTGGCGCTGGAGGCGACGGTACGCGGATACCGGTTCGACCTCACCCGCGTGCTGCGCACGCACGCCGTGCCTCCCGGCATCCCCGTGACGCACGGCCAGCTCGCGTACGAGCTCGCACATCTGCGCGCGAAGGTTTCGGAACGGGATGCCGCGTGGCTCGCGCGCCTTCCGGAGGTCGCGCTCGCGGCACCGTCCTTCACCGTCGTGGACGGTGGCATCGAGTCGTGGGAGCGGCCCTGA
- a CDS encoding thymidine kinase, with amino-acid sequence MAKLYFRYGAMNSGKSTALLQAAYNYEERGQHVLLAKPAIDTKGADEISSRLGVTRAVDFLVAPDDDLRAVFAEHRKRLIREAAATLVPETNDHPVDVACLLVDEAQFLTREQVDDLLRIVVLDGIPALAYGIRTDFQTRAFPGSRRLMELAHSLEELKTICRCGRKALFNARLVGGRFVFEGDQVAIDELSTERVTYEALCAEDYLRESGGRLG; translated from the coding sequence GTGGCCAAGCTCTACTTCCGCTACGGAGCGATGAACTCCGGCAAGTCGACGGCTCTGCTGCAGGCCGCGTACAACTACGAGGAGCGGGGCCAGCACGTCCTCCTGGCGAAGCCCGCCATCGACACGAAGGGCGCCGACGAGATCTCGAGCCGCCTCGGGGTGACCCGCGCGGTGGACTTCCTCGTCGCCCCCGACGACGACCTGCGCGCGGTCTTCGCCGAGCACCGGAAGCGTCTCATCCGCGAGGCGGCCGCCACCCTGGTGCCGGAGACGAACGACCATCCGGTCGACGTCGCGTGCCTCCTCGTCGACGAGGCGCAGTTCCTCACGCGCGAACAGGTCGACGATCTTCTGCGCATCGTCGTCCTCGACGGCATTCCCGCGCTGGCATACGGCATCCGCACCGATTTCCAGACCCGTGCCTTCCCCGGCTCGCGCCGACTTATGGAACTCGCTCACAGCCTCGAGGAGCTGAAGACGATCTGCCGGTGCGGGCGCAAGGCGCTCTTCAACGCGCGGCTGGTCGGGGGCCGTTTCGTGTTCGAGGGCGACCAGGTCGCGATCGACGAGCTGTCGACCGAGCGCGTCACGTACGAGGCGCTGTGCGCGGAGGATTACCTCCGCGAGTCCGGAGGCCGTCTCGGCTGA
- a CDS encoding DUF1295 domain-containing protein encodes MDPLALVLAVAAVACAFSWIASLVTHDTSWVDRMWSIVPVVYVWIFAASAVLDGDDPVRLLVMAVLVTAWGVRLTFNFARKGGYTGMEDYRWAILRARMKSWQFQLFNLFFIVLYQNALLVLITLPAYVAWQAPSSFTGGDAAFSALFVAFLIGETVADQQQWDFHRAKRAAGGHLEPGFVTTGLFRWSRHPNFFFEQAQWWVFYALGATAAVASGLGFWGGALNWTILGAALLSVLFVGSTIFTESISASKYPAYAEYRRTTSMLIPLPPRRRRAAEARA; translated from the coding sequence ATGGACCCGCTCGCCCTTGTCCTGGCCGTCGCCGCCGTCGCGTGCGCCTTCTCCTGGATCGCATCGCTGGTCACGCACGACACGTCGTGGGTCGACCGGATGTGGTCGATCGTCCCGGTCGTCTACGTGTGGATCTTCGCCGCTTCGGCGGTCCTCGACGGCGACGACCCCGTCCGGCTTCTCGTGATGGCGGTGCTCGTGACGGCGTGGGGCGTGCGGCTCACGTTCAACTTCGCTCGGAAGGGCGGGTACACGGGCATGGAGGACTACCGCTGGGCGATCCTGCGCGCCCGCATGAAGAGCTGGCAGTTCCAGCTCTTCAACCTGTTCTTCATCGTGCTCTACCAGAACGCGCTCCTCGTGCTCATCACCCTTCCCGCATACGTGGCCTGGCAGGCTCCGTCGTCCTTCACGGGAGGGGATGCCGCGTTCTCGGCGCTCTTCGTCGCCTTCCTCATCGGCGAGACGGTGGCGGATCAGCAGCAGTGGGACTTCCACCGCGCGAAGCGGGCCGCGGGCGGGCACCTCGAGCCCGGCTTCGTCACGACCGGACTCTTCCGCTGGAGCCGCCACCCCAACTTCTTCTTCGAACAGGCGCAGTGGTGGGTGTTCTACGCGCTCGGCGCGACGGCTGCCGTGGCATCCGGACTCGGCTTCTGGGGCGGCGCACTCAACTGGACGATCCTCGGAGCGGCGCTCCTCTCCGTGCTCTTCGTCGGCTCGACGATCTTCACCGAGTCGATCTCGGCGTCGAAGTACCCCGCCTATGCCGAGTATCGCCGCACGACCTCGATGCTCATCCCGCTGCCGCCCCGACGACGACGCGCCGCCGAGGCGAGGGCATAG
- a CDS encoding GntR family transcriptional regulator, which produces MEAHTDIPPARAWRVVLEKIESDLLDGRLAPGDRLPPERELAATLGVGRSSVREALRVLEVMGLIRTGTGSGPTSGAIIIATPRGGLAALLRLQVAAQAFPLSDVVATRLLLEQWVVATLATDGSHDLFDVRTTLAAMDDSTLTAQEFLALDAQFHLGLAEASGNAVVAASMAGLRTAIETYVQAGAKRIEDWDAAADGLRREHRAILQAVDAGESDLARSLVHDHITGYYAAAGLTRS; this is translated from the coding sequence GTGGAGGCACACACCGACATCCCGCCCGCGCGGGCGTGGCGTGTCGTGCTCGAGAAGATCGAGAGCGATCTGCTGGACGGACGCCTCGCGCCGGGCGACCGGCTGCCGCCGGAGCGCGAGCTCGCCGCGACGCTCGGCGTCGGCCGATCGAGTGTCCGCGAGGCTCTGCGCGTGCTCGAGGTCATGGGCCTCATCCGCACGGGGACGGGTTCGGGTCCGACATCGGGCGCGATCATCATCGCGACGCCTCGAGGCGGTCTCGCCGCGCTCCTGCGGCTGCAGGTCGCTGCCCAGGCGTTCCCGCTCTCCGATGTCGTCGCGACGCGTCTCCTCCTCGAGCAGTGGGTCGTCGCCACTCTCGCCACCGACGGGTCGCATGACCTCTTCGATGTGCGCACGACCCTCGCGGCGATGGATGACTCCACGCTGACAGCCCAGGAGTTCCTGGCGCTTGACGCGCAGTTCCACCTGGGCCTCGCGGAGGCCTCGGGCAACGCGGTCGTCGCGGCGTCGATGGCCGGGCTGCGCACCGCGATCGAGACGTACGTCCAGGCCGGTGCGAAGCGCATCGAGGACTGGGATGCCGCGGCCGACGGACTCCGGCGGGAGCATCGCGCGATCCTTCAGGCGGTCGATGCGGGCGAGTCCGATCTCGCCCGCTCGCTCGTCCACGACCACATCACCGGCTACTACGCGGCCGCGGGTCTGACCCGCAGCTGA